Proteins from a single region of Belliella baltica DSM 15883:
- a CDS encoding TrmH family RNA methyltransferase: MDSKEKEFLIYLSGYITPHKMALMEEILAKRTRYFTVVLEDIYKPHNASAVLRTADCFGIQDVYIIEKEQEYKVNPYVTRGAAQWVDIHKYSNYGGNAVTCCVSDLKKKGFKIYATSPRAESISIHDLNVDEKTALVFGNEHEGVSEEMISQADGLVHIPMDGFTESFNISVAASIFLLDLQRKASALDLPDFYLTEAEKEVLRSKWYRDIVKNSVLHEKEFFKDYKQKGAF; encoded by the coding sequence ATGGATAGTAAAGAGAAAGAATTTTTAATCTATCTAAGTGGGTACATCACACCACATAAGATGGCTTTGATGGAGGAAATTCTTGCTAAGAGAACGAGATATTTCACTGTTGTCTTAGAAGATATTTATAAACCACACAATGCATCAGCCGTTCTCAGGACGGCTGATTGTTTTGGTATTCAGGACGTCTATATCATTGAGAAGGAGCAAGAATACAAGGTAAATCCGTATGTCACCCGAGGAGCCGCACAGTGGGTTGATATTCATAAATACAGCAATTATGGAGGGAATGCGGTGACTTGCTGTGTTTCCGATTTGAAAAAAAAGGGTTTTAAAATCTATGCAACAAGTCCTAGGGCAGAAAGTATTTCAATTCATGATTTGAATGTCGATGAAAAGACGGCTTTGGTTTTTGGTAACGAACATGAAGGAGTGAGTGAGGAGATGATTTCACAAGCTGATGGCTTGGTGCATATTCCAATGGATGGATTTACGGAGAGTTTCAATATATCGGTAGCAGCATCAATTTTTCTACTTGATCTTCAGCGCAAAGCATCTGCTTTAGATCTTCCAGATTTCTATTTAACAGAAGCAGAAAAAGAAGTTCTCCGCTCCAAATGGTATAGAGATATTGTAAAAAACTCAGTCTTGCATGAAAAGGAATTTTTTAAGGATTATAAACAAAAAGGGGCATTTTGA
- a CDS encoding CocE/NonD family hydrolase yields the protein MKKFKVLLLLFLIWGAAFAQEKSILEQLDEVAIIDQKVMIPMRDGVRIATDIYRPKGDAPVPIIFSRTPYNFNSYRDGELTTRTLQTALEAVKRGYAYVVQNERGRFFSEGEWDILGTPLTDGYDAFDWMEAQSWSNGKIGTIGCSSTAEWQMAVAAMDHPAHAALIPQGYGAGVGRIGDYYEQGNWYRGGAGQMLFTTWLYSTQHDPMAPRLPEGIQQEDLLRLQRFYDMAPRYPRVDWKEGLSHLPIQDIIKNVNGPKGIYEEMITRKPNDPKWFEGGLFHDDMEFEKPSFWFVSWYDVATSPNLALYNHVRSSAKDPKIRDNQYLVIAPTLHCAYTRATENTVVGERSMGDARLNYNELTYAWFDFWLKGEESQIKEEMPKVRYFTMGSNEWQSSDTWPPKEAQMTTFFLDSKGKANSRLGDGVLSSKRPNRDNPDSFKYDPMNPVNSYGGNVCCTGNAIQGGSWDQQEMELREDILVYTSDVLEEGIEVSGFIESKLYLSTDVKDTDLTIKLIDVYPDGSAYNLDETIQRVRYREGYEKEVFMEKGKVYEVNMTPMSTSNFFEKGHRIRIEVSSSNFPRFDRNMNTGGNTYDETEGVVATNNIHHSSKYPSSITLPIVKR from the coding sequence ATGAAAAAATTTAAAGTATTGTTACTCCTCTTTTTGATTTGGGGAGCAGCCTTCGCACAGGAAAAGTCAATCTTAGAACAGCTTGATGAAGTTGCGATCATTGATCAAAAAGTCATGATCCCTATGCGAGATGGGGTTAGAATAGCTACAGATATTTATCGTCCGAAAGGTGATGCACCTGTACCAATTATTTTTTCGAGAACTCCCTACAACTTCAATTCCTACAGAGATGGAGAATTGACAACTCGAACTCTTCAAACCGCTTTGGAAGCTGTCAAAAGAGGTTATGCTTACGTAGTCCAAAATGAAAGAGGTCGATTTTTTTCAGAGGGAGAATGGGATATTTTAGGAACTCCACTAACAGATGGTTATGATGCTTTTGATTGGATGGAAGCACAGTCTTGGAGTAATGGAAAAATCGGAACTATCGGTTGTTCATCTACAGCTGAATGGCAAATGGCAGTAGCAGCTATGGATCATCCTGCCCACGCAGCATTAATTCCACAGGGTTATGGTGCTGGAGTAGGAAGAATTGGTGATTATTACGAGCAAGGAAACTGGTATCGAGGTGGTGCAGGTCAAATGCTTTTCACCACTTGGCTTTACAGTACACAGCATGACCCAATGGCACCAAGATTGCCAGAAGGAATTCAGCAAGAAGATTTATTACGTTTACAGCGTTTTTATGATATGGCTCCGCGTTATCCAAGAGTTGATTGGAAAGAAGGATTGAGTCATTTACCGATTCAAGATATCATCAAAAATGTAAATGGACCTAAAGGAATCTACGAGGAAATGATCACCCGTAAACCAAATGACCCAAAATGGTTTGAGGGCGGACTTTTCCATGATGATATGGAATTCGAAAAACCAAGTTTTTGGTTTGTTTCCTGGTATGATGTGGCCACAAGTCCAAATTTGGCTCTTTACAATCATGTAAGAAGTAGTGCTAAAGATCCTAAAATTAGAGATAATCAGTATTTGGTGATCGCTCCTACCCTTCATTGTGCTTATACTAGAGCTACAGAAAACACGGTTGTGGGAGAAAGATCTATGGGAGATGCGAGATTGAATTACAATGAATTGACTTATGCTTGGTTTGATTTTTGGCTGAAAGGCGAGGAAAGTCAAATCAAAGAAGAGATGCCAAAAGTTCGCTACTTTACAATGGGATCTAATGAATGGCAATCATCTGACACTTGGCCTCCAAAAGAAGCTCAAATGACAACTTTCTTTCTAGACAGCAAAGGAAAAGCAAATAGCAGATTGGGTGATGGCGTATTAAGTTCAAAACGACCAAACAGGGACAATCCTGATTCTTTCAAATATGACCCAATGAATCCAGTAAATTCCTATGGTGGAAATGTTTGTTGTACTGGGAATGCCATACAAGGAGGCTCTTGGGATCAACAGGAAATGGAATTGAGAGAGGACATTTTGGTCTATACTTCAGATGTTTTGGAAGAAGGAATTGAAGTAAGTGGATTTATTGAGTCTAAGTTATATCTGTCAACAGATGTAAAAGACACAGATTTAACAATCAAATTAATTGACGTTTACCCCGATGGAAGTGCTTATAATCTTGACGAAACTATCCAAAGAGTAAGGTATAGAGAAGGGTATGAAAAAGAAGTTTTTATGGAAAAAGGGAAAGTCTATGAAGTTAATATGACTCCAATGTCAACTTCTAATTTCTTCGAAAAAGGACATCGAATCAGAATTGAAGTTTCTTCATCAAATTTCCCTAGATTTGATAGAAACATGAATACTGGTGGGAATACCTATGATGAAACGGAAGGTGTAGTAGCTACGAATAACATCCATCATTCTAGCAAATATCCAAGTAGTATCACTTTACCAATAGTGAAAAGATAA
- a CDS encoding DNA gyrase/topoisomerase IV subunit A has translation MSDQNNDNLEDKEGSLNESIPVTGMYKEWFLDYASYVILERAVPAIEDGLKPVQRRILHAMKEMDDGRFNKVANVIGQSMQYHPHGDQSIGDAIVNLGQKELLIETQGNWGDIRTGDGAAASRYIEARLSKFALEVVFNPQTTDWQLSYDGRKKEPVTLPVKFPLLLAQGVEGIAVGLSTKILPHNFIELIQGSIQILQGERPNLFPDFPTGGLADFSEYNEGQRGGRVKVRARIEEGDNKTLLIKDIPFGTTTNSLIESIIKANDKGKIKIKKVVDNTAKDVEIQIQLAPGQSPDMTIDALYAFTDCEVSISPNACVIIQDKPVFLSVNDILQYNTKQTKELLKKELEIRKAELMEKLLFSSLEKIFIENRIYRDIEECETWDAVIQTIDKGLEPFKPSFYREITTEDIVRLTEIKIKRISKFDAFKADELMRKLEEELKEVNYNLKHLTAYAIKYYENLLTKYGKGRERKTEIRTFDQIEATVVAANNAKLYVNRADGFVGYGLKKDEFVCDCSDLDDIIVFRRDGKCIVSRIQEKGFVGKDILHVAVFRKGDERMVYNLIYLDGESGRAMVKRFQVLAVTRDREYELTKGTKGSKVLYLTANANGEAEIVTIYLTQGAKARVKVFDFDFSTIEIKGRGAGGNILTKYPIRKIQLKMEGVSTLGGLDIYFDRSVGRLNTDQRGVLIGNFLGEDRILVFYKNGDYELTTFELTNRYEAQDVLLIEKFDAQKVISAIYYDGISKTYFVKRFLIETSTINKKFNFISDHKQSYLKLVSTEKQPQVKAKIQKGKEQEENEYDLDMLIDVKGWKSVGNKFSSHQVLEIELIQPKKVEKTEEEEGDSETNGNDDDSLEIGSTIDLKISKDDEDQLGLF, from the coding sequence ATGAGTGATCAAAATAACGATAATCTAGAAGACAAAGAAGGTTCTTTAAACGAGTCAATCCCTGTGACAGGAATGTACAAGGAATGGTTTCTAGACTACGCTTCTTATGTAATTTTAGAAAGAGCAGTTCCTGCAATAGAAGATGGTTTGAAGCCCGTGCAGCGCAGGATTCTTCATGCGATGAAGGAGATGGATGATGGGCGATTCAACAAGGTTGCCAATGTCATCGGACAGTCCATGCAGTATCACCCACATGGTGACCAATCAATCGGAGATGCTATTGTTAACTTAGGTCAAAAAGAATTATTAATTGAAACGCAAGGGAACTGGGGTGATATCCGTACTGGTGATGGTGCAGCTGCTTCGAGATATATCGAGGCAAGATTATCTAAGTTTGCATTAGAAGTTGTTTTCAACCCGCAAACTACTGACTGGCAACTTTCCTATGATGGAAGAAAAAAAGAACCGGTAACCTTACCGGTTAAATTCCCTCTTTTATTGGCGCAAGGTGTAGAGGGTATTGCAGTTGGATTATCAACGAAAATTCTTCCTCATAACTTTATCGAGCTAATTCAAGGTTCAATTCAAATTCTTCAAGGTGAAAGACCAAACCTTTTTCCTGATTTTCCAACAGGTGGTTTAGCAGACTTCTCAGAATATAATGAAGGCCAAAGAGGCGGAAGGGTAAAAGTTAGAGCAAGGATTGAAGAAGGTGATAATAAAACTTTGTTAATCAAAGATATACCTTTTGGTACAACAACCAATTCTTTGATTGAATCTATTATCAAAGCGAATGATAAAGGGAAGATCAAAATCAAAAAAGTTGTAGATAATACAGCGAAAGATGTAGAGATTCAAATTCAATTGGCACCGGGTCAGTCACCTGATATGACGATCGATGCCTTGTATGCATTTACAGATTGTGAAGTGAGTATTTCTCCAAATGCTTGCGTGATTATCCAAGACAAACCGGTATTTCTTTCAGTCAATGACATTCTTCAATACAATACCAAGCAGACAAAAGAGCTTCTAAAAAAGGAGCTTGAAATCCGCAAGGCAGAACTGATGGAGAAATTACTTTTCTCTTCTTTGGAAAAGATTTTTATTGAAAATAGGATTTATAGAGATATTGAAGAGTGTGAAACTTGGGATGCTGTTATTCAGACTATTGACAAAGGTTTGGAACCTTTCAAGCCAAGTTTTTACAGAGAGATCACGACAGAAGATATTGTTCGCTTAACAGAAATCAAGATTAAAAGAATTTCAAAATTCGATGCTTTCAAAGCAGACGAATTGATGCGAAAGTTGGAAGAGGAGCTGAAGGAAGTAAACTACAATTTGAAGCATCTCACCGCGTATGCGATCAAATACTATGAAAATCTTTTGACCAAATATGGAAAAGGAAGAGAACGAAAAACTGAAATTAGAACTTTTGATCAAATTGAAGCAACAGTTGTAGCCGCAAACAATGCCAAATTGTATGTAAACAGAGCAGATGGATTTGTTGGCTATGGGTTGAAAAAGGACGAGTTTGTTTGTGACTGTTCTGATTTGGATGATATTATCGTATTCCGAAGAGATGGAAAGTGTATTGTCAGTAGGATTCAGGAAAAGGGCTTTGTAGGAAAGGATATTCTCCATGTAGCAGTCTTCCGAAAGGGCGACGAACGAATGGTTTACAATCTAATCTACCTTGATGGTGAGTCTGGAAGAGCGATGGTCAAAAGATTCCAAGTTTTAGCTGTAACTAGAGATAGAGAATACGAATTGACCAAGGGAACAAAAGGCTCTAAAGTGCTCTATCTTACCGCAAATGCAAATGGAGAAGCTGAAATTGTTACAATTTACTTGACTCAAGGTGCAAAAGCTAGAGTAAAAGTATTTGATTTTGACTTTAGTACCATAGAAATAAAAGGAAGAGGTGCTGGAGGAAACATATTGACGAAGTATCCAATCAGAAAAATTCAACTCAAAATGGAAGGCGTTTCTACTTTAGGAGGGTTGGATATCTATTTTGACAGGTCTGTAGGAAGGTTAAACACTGACCAAAGAGGAGTCTTAATTGGGAATTTCTTAGGTGAAGACAGAATTTTAGTATTCTATAAAAATGGAGATTATGAATTGACCACATTTGAGCTTACAAATCGATATGAAGCTCAAGATGTACTTTTAATTGAAAAATTTGATGCACAAAAGGTGATCTCTGCAATCTATTATGATGGAATTTCGAAGACTTATTTTGTCAAGAGATTCTTGATTGAAACCTCCACGATCAATAAGAAATTCAATTTTATCTCAGACCACAAGCAATCCTATCTGAAACTTGTATCCACTGAAAAACAACCTCAAGTAAAAGCAAAAATTCAGAAAGGGAAGGAGCAAGAAGAAAATGAATATGATTTGGATATGCTGATCGATGTCAAAGGATGGAAATCGGTAGGGAATAAGTTTTCTTCACATCAGGTTCTAGAAATTGAATTGATCCAGCCAAAAAAAGTAGAGAAAACAGAGGAGGAAGAAGGGGATTCTGAAACTAATGGTAATGATGACGATTCCTTGGAAATCGGCTCTACAATCGATCTGAAAATCAGTAAAGATGACGAAGATCAATTGGGCTTGTTTTAG
- a CDS encoding sterol desaturase family protein: protein MNLSPVIIAIPIYFLLMGVELIVLRFQKNPSYRMNDAITNINLGVVSQVTGVFIKVLSIGVYAFLFEQFAFFQIENNIWTFLLLFFLYDFCYYWAHRKSHEINLFWGGHVVHHSSEEYNLSVALRQSSTQTIWTFFFYLPLAFIGFDPVSLVLVSALNLLYQFWIHTEAIGKMGFLEKFMNTPSHHRVHHGRNPKYIDKNHGGTFIIFDKWFGTFQEEEEKPTYGITVPVNSWNPVWVNLSHYANMKQEMKQIPNWSDKVKYLFNKPGWLPEYLGGQREVKDVDENYRKFDTNVPKPLNFYVFFQYVVLMGLTAYFLFNLDSFDWVMKVALSALIIWSTVSFSGIFEQSRWYHVQEIVRVALFSVAAWYIGLNFFPENIIIIVLFLYAISSYFWLWKNESVVKNFQKSLNNEKLHA, encoded by the coding sequence ATGAATCTGAGTCCTGTAATAATAGCCATCCCCATTTATTTTCTTTTGATGGGAGTAGAGTTGATCGTTCTTCGATTTCAAAAAAATCCGAGTTATAGAATGAATGATGCCATCACAAACATCAATCTTGGTGTGGTATCTCAAGTTACAGGAGTATTTATCAAAGTACTTTCGATTGGAGTTTATGCTTTCTTGTTTGAGCAATTTGCCTTTTTCCAGATTGAAAATAACATCTGGACATTTCTCCTGCTGTTTTTTCTTTATGACTTTTGCTATTATTGGGCACATAGAAAATCGCATGAGATTAATTTGTTTTGGGGTGGCCATGTAGTACATCATTCTAGCGAAGAATATAATTTATCCGTGGCATTGAGACAGAGTTCTACGCAGACGATTTGGACATTTTTCTTCTATTTACCTTTGGCTTTTATTGGTTTTGATCCGGTTTCTTTGGTTTTGGTGTCAGCGCTCAATCTACTTTATCAATTTTGGATTCATACAGAGGCAATCGGTAAAATGGGTTTTCTGGAGAAATTTATGAATACGCCTTCACATCATCGGGTTCATCATGGAAGAAACCCAAAATATATTGACAAAAATCATGGAGGAACATTTATCATCTTTGATAAATGGTTTGGAACGTTCCAAGAAGAAGAGGAAAAGCCAACATATGGCATCACTGTTCCTGTCAACAGCTGGAATCCTGTTTGGGTCAATTTATCGCATTATGCGAATATGAAACAGGAAATGAAGCAAATCCCAAATTGGTCAGATAAAGTCAAGTACCTCTTCAACAAACCAGGTTGGCTGCCCGAATATTTGGGTGGACAGAGGGAAGTGAAAGATGTAGATGAAAACTACAGGAAGTTTGATACGAATGTTCCAAAACCTTTAAATTTCTATGTTTTCTTCCAATATGTGGTTTTGATGGGTTTGACAGCCTATTTCCTTTTCAATTTAGACTCTTTTGATTGGGTGATGAAAGTTGCTCTATCTGCTTTGATTATTTGGAGTACTGTGAGCTTTTCGGGGATTTTTGAACAAAGTCGCTGGTATCATGTTCAAGAAATCGTCCGCGTTGCTCTTTTCTCAGTTGCAGCTTGGTATATCGGGTTGAATTTCTTCCCGGAAAATATAATCATCATAGTGCTTTTTCTCTATGCTATCTCCTCTTACTTTTGGCTTTGGAAAAACGAATCGGTCGTCAAAAATTTCCAAAAGTCACTCAACAATGAAAAATTACATGCGTAG
- a CDS encoding DNA topoisomerase IV subunit B, with translation MAEHVQYTEDSIKSLDWREHIRLRPGMYIGKLGDGSAQDDGIYVLVKEILDNSIDEHMMGYGRTIDIKISEHKVEVRDYGRGIPLGKVIDCVSKINTGGKYDSGAFQKSVGLNGVGTKAVNALSDYFKVQSYRDGETKVAEFEKGVLVNDQAVTKSSDRNGTKIIFSPDASVFKNYHFIPEYLENQIWNYAFLNAGLTINYNGKKFFSERGLYDLLTRKVDEESARYPIIHLKGNDIEVAITHSNQYGEEYYSFVNGQFTTQGGTHLAAFREAIVKTVREFYKKDYDASDIRQSVVAAIAVRVQEPVFESQTKTKLGSQTIGGDGPTLRTFVNDFLKVELDNYLHKNPAVADALLKRILQSERERKEISGIKKLANERAKKANLHNKKLRDCRVHYDDPKGDEEKKNNTMLFLTEGDSASGSITKSRDVQTQAVFSLRGKPLNCFGMTKKVVYENEEFNLLQHALNIEDGIENLRYRKIVIATDADVDGMHIRLLIMTYFLQFFPDLVKNGHLYILDTPLFRVRNKKETIYCYTDEERQRAIHKLGKTAEITRFKGLGEISPGEFGTFIGEDIRLEPIILNKETKIADLLGFYMGKNTPDRQTFIIDNLKIEKDIVHNDPEKDQKIDEEDEAA, from the coding sequence ATGGCAGAACACGTTCAATATACAGAAGATAGTATCAAGTCCCTTGACTGGAGAGAACATATTAGGTTGAGGCCGGGTATGTATATCGGAAAGTTGGGTGACGGAAGTGCCCAAGATGATGGTATTTATGTGCTAGTGAAAGAAATTCTCGATAACAGTATCGATGAACACATGATGGGCTATGGTCGGACCATCGATATCAAAATTTCGGAGCATAAAGTAGAAGTAAGAGATTATGGTCGTGGGATTCCTTTGGGAAAAGTCATTGACTGTGTTTCCAAAATCAATACTGGTGGAAAATACGATTCAGGTGCTTTCCAAAAGTCTGTAGGACTAAACGGTGTAGGTACAAAAGCAGTAAATGCACTTTCTGACTATTTCAAAGTTCAATCGTATAGAGACGGTGAAACTAAAGTAGCTGAATTTGAGAAAGGGGTTTTGGTCAATGATCAAGCTGTTACTAAATCTTCAGATAGAAATGGTACTAAAATTATATTTTCCCCAGATGCTTCCGTTTTTAAAAATTATCATTTTATACCTGAGTATCTTGAAAATCAAATTTGGAATTATGCATTTCTGAATGCAGGTCTTACCATCAATTATAATGGAAAGAAATTCTTTTCTGAAAGAGGGCTCTATGATCTTTTGACAAGAAAAGTGGATGAAGAAAGCGCAAGGTATCCAATCATTCATCTCAAAGGAAATGACATTGAGGTAGCTATCACCCACAGTAATCAATATGGTGAAGAGTATTATTCATTTGTTAATGGACAATTCACCACACAAGGAGGGACGCATTTGGCGGCTTTTAGAGAGGCGATAGTAAAGACGGTTAGAGAGTTTTACAAAAAAGATTATGATGCATCAGATATCCGCCAAAGCGTAGTGGCGGCCATAGCAGTCAGAGTACAAGAACCTGTATTTGAATCACAAACAAAAACAAAGCTTGGTTCTCAAACGATTGGAGGAGACGGTCCTACTTTAAGAACCTTCGTAAATGATTTTTTAAAAGTAGAGCTAGATAATTATTTGCATAAAAACCCTGCAGTCGCAGATGCCTTATTGAAAAGAATCCTTCAATCTGAAAGAGAAAGAAAGGAAATCTCAGGTATCAAAAAACTCGCAAATGAAAGAGCCAAAAAAGCAAACCTTCATAATAAAAAGCTCAGAGATTGTCGCGTTCATTATGATGACCCGAAAGGGGATGAGGAAAAGAAGAATAACACCATGCTTTTCCTTACAGAAGGGGATTCTGCTTCAGGTTCTATCACCAAATCCCGTGATGTACAAACACAAGCAGTATTTTCATTAAGGGGAAAGCCATTGAATTGCTTTGGAATGACCAAGAAAGTAGTGTATGAAAATGAGGAGTTCAACTTACTTCAGCATGCCCTTAACATTGAAGACGGCATAGAAAATCTCCGATACAGAAAAATCGTCATTGCGACAGATGCCGATGTTGATGGAATGCACATCCGATTGTTGATCATGACTTACTTCCTTCAATTCTTCCCTGATTTGGTAAAAAATGGTCATTTGTATATTTTGGATACCCCTTTGTTTCGTGTTAGAAATAAAAAGGAGACGATCTATTGCTACACTGATGAAGAACGCCAAAGAGCCATTCATAAACTAGGTAAAACAGCTGAAATCACCCGTTTTAAAGGACTAGGAGAAATTTCACCAGGTGAGTTTGGAACATTTATCGGAGAAGATATTCGCTTAGAGCCGATCATTTTGAATAAAGAAACTAAAATTGCTGATCTTCTTGGTTTCTATATGGGTAAAAATACCCCTGATAGACAGACCTTTATCATTGATAATCTGAAGATTGAAAAAGATATCGTTCATAATGATCCGGAAAAGGATCAAAAAATAGATGAAGAGGATGAAGCTGCCTAA